Proteins encoded in a region of the Malaciobacter mytili LMG 24559 genome:
- a CDS encoding cache domain-containing protein gives MSELINYKGINVKKELYSIIKYIEDVDKYREELGRLSSSWDIFALLGQLGDINIDIGKTKENFLNLTSTLLNHLSEQTIKKVTQEMNFKAQVAIDIVIRNLFERTADIGFLATDDDIRTFIENYVSDYNNESIELKHEIQKRFKEYVAKYSVYFDIVLANTKGKILVRLNEDTKIEKIDNDFISEVLNTTQEYVETYKYHEFLPKYKKSLVYSYKVTKTNSSESENLGVLCLCFRFQDEMKGIFNNLVDTKNKESITILDEEGCVIASSDRAHIPLGAKLPIVLNDEYKIISFAGRDYIAKTCKTKGYQGFKGLNWYGHIMIPLEYAFLSDALNSKKIDEKIIESMMENEQHFSKELQEVFNKSKTIQDNLSRVIWNGNISQSKLNSTNREFSKSLLNEIGITGVKANSSLSNLNQTIISSILKDSEFLSSLAIDIMDRNLYERANDCRWWALTSYFKEALEDLNSIAYKKDEISAILKYINDLYTVYTNLLIFDKEGRVVAVSNKNEEYLVGKVLTQDWVGKTLNLKDTSKYCVSKFEKTNLYKNESTYIYCSAIRSISNEKEVNGGIAIVFDSTFQFNAMLDETLPRDNKGEKIDGIFALFTNRDKSVISSTNSKYAVESILDIDDKFFTLPKAQQLSEIIEFDGKYYAVAVKCSNGYREYKSIIDDYKNDVLCFVFIYIGEVNIKSKSKYKVKDKFAVSSKKSLTNDSVDLATFYLGNKFLAVEAKNVIQSIGVDKLEASIEMDKKNHFKGMVLYKDKLISVLDIRDFIKEDIKDEELTNIILFEYDKDNVEHCIGILVSSLENISVVEKNSIQHIQSHFLGSGTLIESLVDINEFGDSKVAMILDIKKIDDNLTKKDIS, from the coding sequence TAAAGGTATAAATGTAAAAAAAGAGTTGTATTCTATAATCAAATATATAGAAGATGTGGATAAATATAGAGAAGAACTTGGTAGACTTAGTTCTTCTTGGGATATTTTTGCTCTTTTAGGACAACTTGGAGATATTAATATTGATATTGGTAAAACTAAAGAAAACTTTTTAAATCTTACTTCAACACTATTAAATCATTTAAGTGAACAAACTATTAAAAAAGTAACTCAAGAGATGAATTTTAAAGCTCAAGTTGCTATTGATATAGTAATTAGAAATCTTTTTGAAAGAACAGCTGATATTGGATTTTTAGCAACTGATGATGATATTAGAACTTTTATTGAAAATTATGTTTCTGATTATAATAATGAAAGTATTGAGCTTAAGCATGAAATACAAAAAAGATTTAAAGAGTATGTTGCAAAATATTCTGTATATTTTGATATTGTTTTAGCAAATACAAAAGGCAAAATATTAGTAAGATTAAATGAAGATACAAAAATAGAAAAAATTGACAATGATTTTATAAGTGAAGTTTTAAATACTACACAAGAGTATGTGGAAACATATAAATATCATGAATTCCTTCCCAAATATAAAAAATCATTAGTTTATTCATATAAAGTAACAAAGACTAATTCTTCTGAGTCTGAAAATTTAGGAGTATTGTGTCTTTGCTTTAGATTTCAAGATGAGATGAAAGGTATTTTTAATAATTTAGTAGATACTAAAAATAAAGAATCAATTACAATTTTAGATGAAGAAGGGTGTGTTATTGCATCTAGTGATAGAGCACATATACCTTTAGGTGCAAAATTACCAATTGTTTTAAATGATGAGTATAAGATTATCTCTTTTGCTGGTAGGGATTATATTGCAAAAACTTGTAAAACAAAAGGTTATCAAGGCTTTAAAGGGTTAAATTGGTATGGTCATATTATGATTCCTTTAGAGTATGCTTTTTTAAGTGATGCTTTAAATTCTAAAAAAATTGATGAAAAAATAATAGAATCAATGATGGAAAATGAGCAACATTTTTCAAAAGAGCTTCAAGAGGTATTTAATAAAAGTAAAACTATTCAAGATAACTTAAGTAGAGTTATTTGGAATGGAAATATCTCTCAAAGTAAATTAAACTCTACAAATAGAGAGTTTTCAAAATCTCTTTTAAATGAAATTGGAATTACAGGGGTAAAAGCAAACTCCTCTTTAAGTAATTTAAATCAAACAATTATAAGTTCAATTTTAAAAGATAGTGAGTTTTTATCTTCCCTTGCTATTGATATTATGGATAGAAACTTATATGAAAGAGCAAATGATTGTAGATGGTGGGCTTTAACTTCTTATTTTAAAGAAGCTTTAGAAGATTTAAATTCAATTGCTTATAAAAAAGATGAAATAAGTGCTATTTTAAAATATATAAATGATTTATATACAGTTTATACAAATCTTTTAATTTTTGATAAAGAGGGAAGAGTTGTAGCTGTTTCAAATAAAAATGAAGAGTATTTAGTAGGAAAAGTTTTAACTCAAGATTGGGTTGGTAAAACTTTAAATTTAAAGGATACTTCAAAATATTGTGTATCAAAATTTGAAAAAACAAACCTTTATAAAAATGAATCAACATATATTTATTGTAGTGCTATTAGATCAATTTCCAATGAAAAAGAAGTAAATGGAGGAATTGCAATAGTTTTTGATTCTACTTTTCAGTTTAATGCAATGTTAGATGAAACTTTACCAAGGGATAATAAAGGTGAAAAAATTGATGGAATTTTTGCACTATTTACAAATAGGGATAAAAGTGTAATTTCTTCAACAAATAGTAAATATGCAGTTGAATCAATTTTGGATATTGATGATAAGTTTTTTACTTTACCTAAGGCTCAACAATTAAGTGAGATTATTGAGTTTGATGGTAAATATTATGCAGTTGCTGTTAAGTGTTCTAATGGATATAGGGAATATAAAAGTATAATTGATGATTATAAAAATGATGTTTTATGTTTTGTATTTATATATATTGGTGAAGTAAATATTAAATCAAAATCAAAATATAAAGTAAAAGATAAATTTGCAGTCTCTTCTAAAAAAAGTCTTACAAATGATAGTGTAGATTTGGCAACTTTTTATTTGGGGAATAAATTTTTAGCAGTTGAGGCTAAAAATGTAATTCAATCAATAGGTGTTGATAAACTTGAAGCTTCAATTGAGATGGATAAAAAGAATCATTTTAAAGGTATGGTTTTATATAAAGATAAACTAATTTCTGTTTTAGATATTCGAGATTTTATAAAAGAAGATATAAAAGATGAAGAATTAACAAATATTATTCTTTTTGAATATGATAAAGATAATGTAGAACATTGTATAGGAATATTAGTTTCTTCTTTAGAAAATATAAGTGTTGTTGAAAAAAATTCTATTCAGCATATTCAAAGTCACTTTTTGGGTTCTGGAACATTAATTGAAAGTTTAGTAGATATTAATGAATTTGGAGATTCAAAAGTTGCGATGATTTTAGATATTAAAAAAATAGATGATAATTTAACTAAAAAAGATATAAGCTAA
- a CDS encoding YgiQ family radical SAM protein: MNKNEFLPTTKAEMKKRGWDELDVVLISGDAYIDSPFMGIAVVGRILESIGLRVGIIGQPDINSDIDIKRLGEPKLFWGVSGGSIDSMVSNYTATKKFRNSDDYTPGGKNNKRPDRATIAYTNLIRRYYKDTVPIVLGGIEASLRRLTHYDYWTNKLRKPILFDTKADYMIYGMGEQAIIDLGNYLKEGKDPRTIRGLCYISKEPVTEYLQIPSHEECLKEKEKYIDLFKVFYDNNDPVYSKGLCQKIDSRYLIQNPPSDYLDEEEMDKIAAFPYQRDLHPYHKKDGNVKCLETIKFSIMTHHGCWGECNFCAIAVHQGRTIRTRSEKNIIQEAKHFTTMKDFKGIISDVGGPTANMYGYECKKKLKKGTCIDNYRCVDDQRLCKAMKVDHSRNIKLLRDIRTVPGVKKAFVASGVRYDLITADKKNGYEYLKEMVNHHISGQMKVAPEHTSDEVLYHMGKPGKQTLIDFKRMYDKLNKESGKKQFLTYYLIAAHPGCEEKHMHELKQFTTNELKMNPEQAQVFTPTPGTYSSVMYYTEMDPFTKKKIFVEKDTLRKERQKEIVIKKRTFDKKGKNYSYGMQG; encoded by the coding sequence ATGAACAAAAATGAATTTTTACCAACAACAAAAGCTGAAATGAAAAAACGTGGTTGGGATGAACTAGATGTTGTACTAATTTCAGGAGATGCTTATATTGATTCACCTTTTATGGGAATTGCCGTAGTTGGAAGAATCTTAGAAAGTATAGGCTTAAGAGTTGGAATTATTGGACAGCCTGATATAAACTCAGATATTGATATAAAAAGACTTGGTGAACCAAAACTATTTTGGGGAGTTAGTGGTGGAAGTATTGACTCTATGGTGTCAAACTATACTGCCACTAAGAAATTTAGAAATAGTGATGATTATACGCCAGGTGGAAAAAATAATAAAAGACCAGATAGAGCTACAATTGCATATACAAACTTAATTAGAAGATACTATAAAGATACAGTTCCTATTGTTTTAGGTGGTATTGAAGCAAGTTTAAGAAGACTTACTCATTATGATTATTGGACAAATAAACTAAGAAAGCCAATTTTATTTGATACTAAAGCTGATTATATGATTTATGGTATGGGTGAACAAGCAATTATTGATTTGGGTAATTATTTAAAAGAGGGCAAAGACCCAAGGACAATTAGAGGGCTTTGTTATATTTCAAAAGAGCCTGTAACTGAATATTTACAAATTCCAAGCCATGAAGAGTGCCTAAAAGAAAAAGAGAAATATATAGACCTTTTCAAAGTATTTTATGATAACAATGACCCAGTTTATTCAAAAGGCTTATGTCAAAAAATTGATTCAAGATATTTAATTCAAAATCCTCCAAGTGATTATTTAGATGAAGAAGAGATGGATAAAATTGCAGCTTTTCCTTATCAAAGAGATTTGCATCCTTATCATAAAAAAGATGGAAATGTTAAATGTTTGGAAACAATTAAATTTTCAATTATGACTCACCATGGATGTTGGGGAGAGTGTAACTTCTGTGCAATTGCCGTGCATCAAGGAAGAACAATTAGAACAAGAAGTGAAAAAAATATTATTCAAGAAGCAAAACATTTTACAACAATGAAAGATTTTAAAGGAATTATCTCTGATGTTGGTGGTCCAACTGCAAATATGTATGGATATGAGTGTAAGAAAAAATTAAAAAAAGGTACTTGTATAGATAATTATAGATGTGTTGATGACCAAAGACTTTGTAAAGCAATGAAGGTTGATCATAGTAGAAATATAAAATTATTAAGAGATATTAGAACAGTACCTGGAGTTAAAAAAGCCTTTGTTGCTTCTGGTGTTAGATATGATTTAATAACTGCTGATAAAAAAAATGGATATGAGTATTTAAAAGAGATGGTAAATCATCATATTTCTGGACAAATGAAAGTTGCACCTGAACATACAAGTGATGAGGTTTTATATCATATGGGAAAACCTGGAAAACAAACACTTATTGATTTTAAAAGAATGTATGATAAGTTAAATAAAGAATCTGGAAAAAAACAGTTTTTAACATATTACTTAATTGCTGCACATCCTGGCTGTGAAGAGAAACATATGCATGAATTAAAGCAGTTTACAACAAATGAATTAAAAATGAATCCAGAACAAGCGCAAGTATTTACTCCCACACCTGGAACTTACTCTTCTGTGATGTATTATACTGAAATGGATCCATTTACAAAGAAAAAAATCTTTGTTGAAAAAGATACTTTAAGAAAAGAAAGACAAAAAGAGATAGTTATTAAAAAAAGGACTTTTGATAAAAAAGGTAAAAATTACTCATACGGTATGCAAGGTTAA
- a CDS encoding adenylate kinase, with protein MKKLFLIIGAPGSGKTTDAELIAQKHENITHYSTGDMFRAEVASGSDRGKLIDSYVSKGNLVPIDIVIETIVGAIKKAPTDVVVIDGYPRSGEQMTELDKYLENETEVELVNTIEVEVSEEVARDRVLGRARGADDNVEVFNNRMKVYTEPLAQIQEFYEAKGLLKKINGERTIEEIVDEMDNFIQSRI; from the coding sequence ATGAAAAAACTTTTTTTAATTATTGGTGCGCCAGGAAGTGGTAAAACAACTGATGCTGAGTTAATTGCTCAAAAACACGAAAATATTACTCATTATTCAACAGGGGATATGTTTAGAGCTGAAGTAGCAAGTGGAAGTGATAGAGGAAAATTAATTGATTCTTATGTATCAAAAGGAAACCTAGTTCCAATTGATATTGTTATTGAGACAATTGTAGGTGCAATTAAAAAAGCTCCAACTGATGTGGTTGTTATTGATGGTTATCCAAGAAGTGGTGAGCAAATGACTGAATTAGATAAATACTTAGAAAATGAAACAGAAGTGGAACTTGTAAATACTATTGAAGTTGAAGTTTCTGAAGAAGTTGCAAGAGATAGAGTTTTAGGAAGAGCAAGAGGTGCTGATGATAATGTTGAAGTATTCAACAATAGAATGAAAGTTTATACTGAACCTTTAGCACAAATCCAAGAGTTTTATGAAGCAAAAGGATTATTAAAGAAAATCAATGGTGAAAGAACTATTGAAGAAATTGTAGATGAAATGGATAACTTTATTCAATCAAGAATCTAA